CTGTGGGGCTTCGACAAGACGCGCTACCGGGGGATCGCGGAGAATCTGGCCCGCGCCCAGACTATGTTCGCGCTCGCCAATCTCTATGCCGTGCGCCACCAGCTGATGCCCCCGCAGCAGAGGTGCGCCTTGTGATCGATCTCGCAACGACGATCCGTCTCTCGAAGCCCGAAACGGGCAACGAGCGCGGTCCCGAACTACGAGGCATCACCTACGAGCGCCGCGCACCCGCATGTGCAGAGGTTCCCTAGAGGCTCAGGCTGCTTCGTTCTCGTGTGAGCGTGCTTTCCGGTCAGGCGGCGAGTGCGCGACTCGATGTCAGGATCAGATTCTCGATGAAGGCTTCGCGACCGAGTGGCGGCCTCATCCCGGCTTCGAGCATTCGGGCTCGCTCACATAGCGAGGAAGTGATCCACGTCATCAGGTCGGTCGCGCGCTGTCGCCACACCGCGTCCGAAAGATCGGGAAGCGTGCGCCGGAGCCTGAGGAAGATTTTCTGACTCGTGCGGTCGTGTTCTCCCTGCCAGACGCGGTGGTGGGAGTGGCCGCGGATCGACACCAATTGGGACAAGACCCGCACCCAGCAACCCCACGAGGGCTCGCGGCAAACGCGCTCCGCCAGGGGGCGAACGAGCGCTTCGACGAGAAGTTCGACACTAGGGGCCGTCGTTTCCTCGTCGAGACGAAGGAGTGCGGCAGCCCGCTCCCGCTCCAACGCCCCCATGCGCCGCTCGATCAGCGTTTCGAGCAGTCCTTCCTTGCTTCCAAAGTGGTACCGAACGGCCGAGGTGTTGCGCTGTCCGGCGGCCGCGTTGATCTGGCGGACCGATGCGCTCTCGATACCCGATTGCGCGAAAGCTTCTTCCGCGGCCGCCAATAGCTTTTCGGCGGTCGCGTCATCTTGCCGGTTGGCCATGCTTGACATCCTCCGATCGACGTGAATAATACAAACGTATTACAGCGAGATCAACCCCAAGGAGCTTCTCCATGCGATTCTTCATCGTCGGCCTGCTTCTCGCGGCCGCGACCCTTGCCACCAGTGCAGCGACCGCCGGCCCTGAGCGAGAGGTGACGCCCTCGGTTCACCCAGAACTCCAGCACCTGGCCGACCGGTCCGGCGAGCCGCGCATGATCCAGGTTTCGCCGCGGGTGCATGTCGCCTTCGCCTACGACTTTGCCAACATCACCTTCATCGAAGGGGACGACGGAGTGATCGTGATCGATGCGGGCTGGGCGAAGGATGCCGCCGCCGAAGCCATCGCGGCCTTCCAGAAGCAGGTCAGCAAGAAGCCCATCGTTGCCCTCGTCTACTCCCACGGCCATGCGGATCACGTTGGGGGAGCCGCGGCGTTCATCGAAGCTGCAGGTCCGAACCTTGCGGTGTACGCAGAAAAGAGCTGGAAGGAGTATCAGCTCGAACGTGTGGGGCCTTCGGCGACGCACTTCGTCGTTCGCGCGGTCGCACAGATGGGTCTGTTGCTCCCAGTCGGGCCGGAGGGACGCATACCGACGGGCGGTGGACGCATGCGCGCGACCTCGCTGGGCTTCCGCTACGTCCCTGCGACCCACGCAATCGATGGCGAAACCGAACTCCAGATCGCCGGTGTGCGCATCGTGGCGATTCCGATGCCCTCCGAAACCAGCGACCAGCTTCTCTTCTGGCTTCCCGACGAAAAGGTCGCCTTCGCAGGTGACATTGCGGCCGGAGCGCTCCCTATTCTTTCGACGCCGCGCGCGGAGCGCACCCGGGTTCCGACTGGCTTCATCGACGGAATCGAGCGGCTGATGTCACTTCCTCTCGAAACCCTGATCGCCGGACACAATCCGCCGGTCGTGGGAAGAGCCGAGGCACTCGATGCGCTGACGCAATATCGAGACGCCGCGCAGTTCATCTATGACCAGACCATGCGCGCTCTCAACCGGAACCTCAGTCTCGAACAGGCGGCACAGGCCGTTCGCCTTCCCCCGCACCTCGCAAACCACCCCTTGCTCCAGGACCACTACCACCGCCTGCCCTGGGTCGTGAAGGGTGTCTACTCGCGCTTCGGCGGTTGGTTCCAGGGGGATGCTGCCACCTTGAATCCCCTCGAAC
This window of the bacterium genome carries:
- a CDS encoding TetR family transcriptional regulator, whose translation is MANRQDDATAEKLLAAAEEAFAQSGIESASVRQINAAAGQRNTSAVRYHFGSKEGLLETLIERRMGALERERAAALLRLDEETTAPSVELLVEALVRPLAERVCREPSWGCWVRVLSQLVSIRGHSHHRVWQGEHDRTSQKIFLRLRRTLPDLSDAVWRQRATDLMTWITSSLCERARMLEAGMRPPLGREAFIENLILTSSRALAA
- a CDS encoding MBL fold metallo-hydrolase; the protein is MRFFIVGLLLAAATLATSAATAGPEREVTPSVHPELQHLADRSGEPRMIQVSPRVHVAFAYDFANITFIEGDDGVIVIDAGWAKDAAAEAIAAFQKQVSKKPIVALVYSHGHADHVGGAAAFIEAAGPNLAVYAEKSWKEYQLERVGPSATHFVVRAVAQMGLLLPVGPEGRIPTGGGRMRATSLGFRYVPATHAIDGETELQIAGVRIVAIPMPSETSDQLLFWLPDEKVAFAGDIAAGALPILSTPRAERTRVPTGFIDGIERLMSLPLETLIAGHNPPVVGRAEALDALTQYRDAAQFIYDQTMRALNRNLSLEQAAQAVRLPPHLANHPLLQDHYHRLPWVVKGVYSRFGGWFQGDAATLNPLEPQEEAERMIELAGGADRILERAQSAFKEGDYPWSAQLAGYLIRTKTKLRKAVALKADALRAMAYASDSGNERNYMLTQALAMEGKLDTSRAMRAPKPLELMRMLNTRELFRLVGPNLDPKRCLEDDLTVGFDFTDLGEEHRYTVRRGVGHYRARSGPEPAVRVKLSRETFERILANRLSWSAALEQSKAVVSGPADRFDHFLSFFDGWSQN